CTTATGATATGGTAATATTATAGGTAAAATTGTTGCTCAAAGTTATAATTCAACTGTTGGCGATAAAAAGACGGACGACTTAGGGGCctgattattttgaaaaacagaaaagaagCCAATCAGTCCTtaatagaagaaaatatttcaagaaaaacgAACAAACTACGTGAATTccttgttttaaaaaatatccaaaagGTGTATTAAAAGGTATACGGGTCAACTTTGCAtcatttttatgtatataaaattgatttttgaattcaaCAACATTCCTATCCGTGGATCAATCTATCAACTGTACCGAGTATCATTGGCAGTACTAGAAGCCAAGATACAGTTTGTTCAGCGCGGCATCTCGTCCATACAAAATAATGAGGACGACTATAAACACAACACATTTAACGAAGAGTGGCTACAAGCCGCAAAAGCAGTGGTTGTGTTACCAGACCAGATCAGCACGATCGTAAATGCGATCGGCAAAATAAACGTCTATGATTCAACATACGTGCCAAAGCTCGCACGCGACAACTACCATGATGGCAGGTTTGTGCCACAGAGTGAGCAGGTAGTTTTATCTAACCTACGAAACACCGTAGAGGCGTTAGCGCGTGAAGATACGCCCATGCAACAACGCAGGGCCTTCTACCAGCACAACCCGATTCCGGGAACGGTATGGCACGGGCAACCGGAAAATCCGGTATTGCAGAATCCCAATGATATGATACCGCCAAACTATGACGTCGTAGACCTGCAAGACGACATCAGTGACTTGAGGGCGAAGCTCAACTACTTGAATAAGAAGGCAGGCAAGTATTTTACCGATCCAATTGTCTTTTCGCCAGATGGGCAGAAGACACAACTAATCTGCAACCAGCAGGATGGATTGAGAGTTAGTGACCGTGAGATGAACGAGCCACTTGATCAATACTATGCACGCTGCAAAGTTGAGGGGGATATAGacgattattataatttagcGTCATTAACAGCTCCTGAACAGCTGAAAGGAAATTTACTATTGCTTGGAGAAAGTCCAATAGCTAGAAGCCGACGCTATCCGGTCTATTTAATGAGAGATGTCAGAGCATGCcacgaattttcaaacttgcaTTATAAGGCTGCTCGGAATATGCGCTATACTtgataggtataatatatttacttaTATCGCATGAAGCGACGATAAACGTTAAAATTTCTATCCCCTAGCTTAGTACGAAGACGACGGTGGTCGTGCACGGACCTCGGTTGAAAATCATACTATTTTCTTGAGTAACGCTACCGGGGAACGTTCATTTTCGACGTTGAAAAGAGTAAAAACTTATTTACGGAATACGATGGGTCAGAGCCGTCTCTCTGGTCTCGCCTTTTTATCTGCGAACGCAGAACTTGTTGATATGGCAAAGACCGATAAAATTATCGACAAATTTGCAAGCTCAAAAGCAAGAAAGCGACCGATTTAGTCCTGTTAGTCCAAGAGCCCGTGAGTGCCAGACCTTCGGATTTTTATaaaagctgaaaatttttctatgtGTGTCCCTAGTACAGGTAAGAATGATCCCCACCCATGAAGCTGAGGCAGCGGTGGCTTTGGCAGGTAACAGGTAACAAAggtgtataaaattccatctcaaatttatcataaaataaaactgaatttttttatatttgattcataataatatcaaaaCTCGCGTTGCTCATTGCCAGACAGTTGGTATGGTTGCAACCCTCTGCCGGACACCCTTAAActgttataatttataattatacttacgttatattataaaacctaaattttatatataatgtTTTGGGGGCCTATTAATCTATGTTTACATAATAGCCGGACAGTTTCGACGGTTCTATCATCTTGCCAGACGCATTCAAAGTGAGCAGTAGTTCGGAGAGCAAGAAGCGTATACAGTAACTAGTGCGAGTGAGACAGAGCGCTTGGTCTATTGCGGCCCTTCACTGCGCATCAGCTGCTGTTTATTGTACCTATCTGGTGAACGGCTATGCTCATaataaatgtattatttttctgtgcagtttataaaataaatgtgaTCAGTTGTAATAAAGTGCTATCATGAGTGACGAAAAAATAGTTTGCTTTGTTTGTAAGAAAAGTGATgaacatataataatattttctgaggaaactttaaaaaaatgccagACTATTCttaaattacgaaaaatacaTAACCTAAAGTACAGAGACATTATTTTACCCAGCGAATACACCGAGAGTGGTTATCACAGAGTATGTTACAAGGTATTTACAGGtcttatgaaaaaatatttcacctcTCAACCATTgagtgctgaaaaaaaaaaaggaaaaaaacaaggGAGTTGTGTAATTACAAGCAACTCATCTTCAACCTTGTCGTCAATACGAGATTTGAGTTCTGAACTACCTGATCCACAGTCTCCGTCAACAGAATCTTCATCTCAACTAATTTCACTATCCCAGTCCACAGAAACACAACCTTCGACATCTGAAAATGAATCTCATTTACAGTCTGTATCCACAGAATCTCCCACGACATCTCAGCCAGCTCCAATTTGTGAATCAATAGATCTACAATCTGCAACTCTTCAAGATATTTCTGACGTTTTTGAACCAGAAGttagtgataataattttgtatCTCAAGATGTTAATATTTCGACTGATAATATTGCTGGTAAAAATGATAACGAAGTtgtttgtatattttgtaataaaaagaagaaaaaagtgcgATCGAGAATGCTTCCGCTTCATGCAGCTGATGTTCAGCAATTTAAAGATAGTGTCAAACCTAATATTGAAAGTCATAAAGAgtttacagatttttctaataaattgGATAATTTTTCTGGCTCAAAAATCTATTATCATACTGAATGCCGAGTTGATTTTAATAATAAGTTATCTTCATTAAAAGCAACGCCTAGCAAAAAGGAGTGGCATTATCACCGGGAGTATCatcaaacagtttttaatgaaattagtACAATCATTAAAGAAGACGTGATTAAAAAAGGGCGGTGTTTTTTATTAGTGTATTTACATGAATCATATATcgatttattagaaaaaatttttcaagaaaattctaTTCAAATGACAGCTACTTTCACAGCACACCaccttgaagaaaaaattttaaaagtatTCTCTAAGGATATAAAATTCTTTACTgttcgtaataaaaaaatactagCTCCAAAATATCTAGAAGCCATCGATGATTCAGTACTGGATAATTTACAACAAGAAAACATTTTACGAAAATCTGCATTGATtctgagaaaaataatactccaaatagaaaaaataaaattaccaacaaaaaatataacatcACAGCATTTAATATCCGGAGAAGTTTCAATACCAGAAGAATTATCAGACTTTTATTCTACCCTTCTTGGTGGATGTAACCAAAAACGAAAGACTGGCCAAAAATGTTCTCGTCTAGTTCGTTCTTATTGTCAAGATGTTATTTTCGGAGTTCATGATGGTCGAGTTAAAACGTCGAAGCATATCATGTTAGGTATGACTCTAAAAAGCTTAACAAGCagcagaaaaataattgacattATAAACAGATATGGACACTGCATTAGTTATCAAGGCGTTGAAGAATTAGAAACTGAAACTACATTTACATCAATGAAAAAGTCTAGCTTATGtccagaaaaaattaaaaaaaaaccagagcTTTTTACTGGTGTGGCATACGATAATTTTGATCGTTTCGTTGAAACTTCTAGTGGTAAGGATACTTTACACGACACAGTCGGAATAATATACCAAAATATCGATGCAGATACAACTGACGAGCCTGAGATGTCCGAAGTTTCAAGTGAAAATACTTCgccaaataaaaaaagaagaagaagaacatttgatgaaataaatatagatGAAATGCCATACCCTAAGAAACCCAAAATGACGAGTGAGTTACAATTATCAGTTGATGATATAGAATGTATAGACTCTCAAATAAACACGGAAATTGACAACATATGGATGATTAGTCACGCTTTAGAATTACCTGACGTACCTATGTGGGTTGGTTTCAATAGTCGGATTGATGATCAAGATAGTCCACAACAACATATATCTTACTTGACGCCGATAAATGCATCTCCAACCAGTACATCAATCGTATTAGAAACTATGAAACAAAGCCAAAAAATAGCTGAAGATTTACAGCAACCCTACATACAGGTAACCTACGATCTAGCTATAGCTAAAGTAGCGTTACAAATACAAGCTACAGAAAATCCAAcatttgataatttattcattcatttaggACCATTTCATATAATGATGGCTTACTTCAAAGCTATCGGTAAAGTAATTAGTGATTGTGGGTTGACTACGgtaatggttgagagtagtTTGCTGGCAAACGGTTCAGTTAATGGGTTTTTAGATGGAAAACACTTTAATCGCTGCAAAAGATTGCATCCTTTAGTAGCATTAGGACTAGAAATACTACATTTTAAgtcatttttacaaaatgatAACATTCCCAGGCAGCACACTTGCTTCATTCACGTAGCTGCCTGATCACAATGAAAAAGTCAATGATACATCTGGTTTTTTACATAACTGATATGTCATATGTGCCCTACAAGGTACGTTGACCTCACTGTAACGTAACTGCtacgtgaaaatttgatgtaAAATCCACAGAACAGATGTTACGTAACATTTAGGTCTCTAAGCATTCGTCTTTGTGTGGTCCAAAGAATTGATATATCTGTTACGTAATGAcgtgtacataaataaaatatatcgcCGTTAACATTACCGATATGTATCAACGGATCTATTCTAGTGTGTTTCAAAGTATTTGTATCCTCGTTACATAATTCGTTTTATGTAACGATTATAGACCATTGCGAACGTATTTCATATGTTCCAGCGGATCTTTTTTTGTGTGTTTCATAGAATTGATATCCTtattacataattatgtttACGTGAGCAAAATCTGCAAcgtaattatatatatgtatatatgcgcATGGTAGTagtctgaatgaaatttcatacaGTCGGTAAACACTGACTACATAGGTATAACGCCTTTTAAGGTAGCTAAAAGGGAATCGCCTGTGGACACCGAGAACTATAACAGCATTCagcattcgaaaatttttgattcctGCTTGAATTTCGAGAGTTTCTGTCATACTGCGGCGTGCCTATCGAATCGCAATCTAAGGATGAAGAATGCAAAACAGTGACTGCAGTATTCGAAACCGTATACATATCGACGGGCCCTAATGAAAAAGAGCCAACTCGCTAGGCTGGTTAGAAAAGAGCCAACTCGCCGGGCTGGTTAGAAAACCTCGCCAGGCTGGTTAGAAAAGAGCCAACATTTCGGCGAGATAGCTATTTTCCAACCGCCCGACGAGTTGGCTCTTTTCTAACCAGCCCGGCGAGTTGGCTCTTTTTCATTAGGACCCGTCACCGGCGATACGTACGAGTATACCGGTGGTCCTAAAATGGTGTATAGTATAGTAAGTCCATAGCGGTGCGctgtacataaaaaattgGACTGGAAAAGTACAAGTGAAATTGTCAGACGCATGGGAACGAAGTTGTAATGTAATATGAGGCCCCacctttattttttactttacgttatttttcattgctttatttttatcacattagATTACAACTGCGTTATATGACTTCGTCCCTATATGTGTCTGAGAACAATTCCACTTGTTGCTTTCTATCCCAGCTTTTCGTGTGGAACACCGCTACGGGTTTACTATACTGTAATCGTATTTTTTACCACTCTAACCTCAAAATCGCGACTTCGTCTCGATCTCTATAATAGGCTTTCGTGATAAAACATACGAGTCGAAAGTCGTATGGATAAAGTTTTTTGACTCGTGCGTTACAGCACTCGCCTTCGGTTCGTGCCGAAAACCTCACGTCTCGTCAAACCCTACTGAAAATCGAATCTCGGCATGGGATCTAATGTGCGATTTTATATGAGATATCATACGAACCTAAATAAGATCTCATATTGTCTCACATAAGATCTCAATAACGAATTTGAACACAGGAACTGAGTGAGATCTCATATGAAATGTCGTGTGAATTTTATATCAGATATTCTCATATCACATCTCACCGTACGAAAAAAACCTATGTAATGTAAACCTGTGTATAATTGtcaaagaaattaataaaaaagggGGTTATTGTATGGAGAATGTCAACTTTCTTGGCTTTCATGCTATTCTTGAAATGTAAAATTGGATCTGCTATGAAAGTTAGTCGTTCATTTACACAACCACAccgatttaatttatttttaatcctcAGCAGCAATCATCCAATATGTACGTAAAATAACACATATCATACAAGCAGTGCCATAGCTGAGTGGCTAGGTAACAGATTGTGGAACTAGACGGCCCTGGGTTCAATTCCCGTGcgtgtgtaaatttttttttttcagcaaaattgGGTGCAATCATGCATTACGTAGCACATAGTG
The Neodiprion lecontei isolate iyNeoLeco1 chromosome 3, iyNeoLeco1.1, whole genome shotgun sequence DNA segment above includes these coding regions:
- the LOC124293671 gene encoding uncharacterized protein LOC124293671 isoform X1, producing the protein MSDEKIVCFVCKKSDEHIIIFSEETLKKCQTILKLRKIHNLKYRDIILPSEYTESGYHRVCYKVFTGLMKKYFTSQPLSAEKKKGKKQGSCVITSNSSSTLSSIRDLSSELPDPQSPSTESSSQLISLSQSTETQPSTSENESHLQSVSTESPTTSQPAPICESIDLQSATLQDISDVFEPEVSDNNFVSQDVNISTDNIAGKNDNEVVCIFCNKKKKKVRSRMLPLHAADVQQFKDSVKPNIESHKEFTDFSNKLDNFSGSKIYYHTECRVDFNNKLSSLKATPSKKEWHYHREYHQTVFNEISTIIKEDVIKKGRCFLLVYLHESYIDLLEKIFQENSIQMTATFTAHHLEEKILKVFSKDIKFFTVRNKKILAPKYLEAIDDSVLDNLQQENILRKSALILRKIILQIEKIKLPTKNITSQHLISGEVSIPEELSDFYSTLLGGCNQKRKTGQKCSRLVRSYCQDVIFGVHDGRVKTSKHIMLGMTLKSLTSSRKIIDIINRYGHCISYQGVEELETETTFTSMKKSSLCPEKIKKKPELFTGVAYDNFDRFVETSSGKDTLHDTVGIIYQNIDADTTDEPEMSEVSSENTSPNKKRRRRTFDEINIDEMPYPKKPKMTSELQLSVDDIECIDSQINTEIDNIWMISHALELPDVPMWVGFNSRIDDQDSPQQHISYLTPINASPTSTSIVLETMKQSQKIAEDLQQPYIQVTYDLAIAKVALQIQATENPTFDNLFIHLGPFHIMMAYFKAIGKVISDCGLTTVMVESSLLANGSVNGFLDGKHFNRCKRLHPLVALGLEILHFKSFLQNDNITLTEDIIDEVKRLQNCKISLFEIENDGLKELMNNYGIYKQQTLNGEHGKTSQFYLIYINLIHHYLDLSRSIRTGNFQLFKSVLPKITSIFFVLNQQNYARWSVKYYDSLLRVDKTHPDLYEGFLKGCFGIKRTTKPFSRQPIDLVLEQTINAEAARRLTGVIHFTNSISARQRWARNHDVRSTIISQVYLELGLQKHQDISTDLNPHNIRKNAKQLQQFVATFDQFINPFSLEVPKDQLVNISSGKSASLPVEEFLLNLEANGDSLRRTFISECQSDITRFEKAIKKTSINNFSKDYEKKKIKVGGKIQEVKIQRDLFGRMLGISMDYSIDISKILSYPITSVPLSMCHLDGTICKTDKSALMKCLEKEVEHEEPSQIDILIIDGFFLLHTMKNVPRKFGGISKKMLQMVTQLKASRIDVIFDQYFTPSIKGYERSMRFESAQLEYTIAGPEQVRPSDFVKELKNSNFKEALVDFFILHWASDEMAPFIGNKIIHINFRKCHSFTVNEANKVMSSINEELSCPEHEEADNKIVYHACKINYEANIVIRTVDTDVAAIMLSHMHRLNDGSHVWMLTGAGNNLRYVDLTKIHAKLGESICRSLPGLHAFTGCDYNPAFYRKAKLKPYKLLKKYVEFQLAFMKFGDSKIIENNNEQVLIFDIIQSFICYLYNMNDINDVDAARLQMFINSYTVSDVNEAFNRKKLQNFDASCLPPCKSELLQQFLRANYICSIWNNAHLQKPTAYKPVNNGWILENDHYYFKWFEGDQLPNYVSESLKTVPENNEEGDIEDDQSTEWNNSDEEYGCIDDDDENDENV
- the LOC124293671 gene encoding uncharacterized protein LOC124293671 isoform X4, producing MSDEKIVCFVCKKSDEHIIIFSEETLKKCQTILKLRKIHNLKYRDIILPSEYTESGYHRVCYKVFTGLMKKYFTSQPLSAEKKKGKKQGSCVITSNSSSTLSSIRDLSSELPDPQSPSTESSSQLISLSQSTETQPSTSENESHLQSVSTESPTTSQPAPICESIDLQSATLQDISDVFEPEVSDNNFVSQDVNISTDNIAGKNDNEVVCIFCNKKKKKVRSRMLPLHAADVQQFKDSVKPNIESHKEFTDFSNKLDNFSGSKIYYHTECRVDFNNKLSSLKATPSKKEWHYHREYHQTVFNEISTIIKEDVIKKGRCFLLVYLHESYIDLLEKIFQENSIQMTATFTAHHLEEKILKVFSKDIKFFTVRNKKILAPKYLEAIDDSVLDNLQQENILRKSALILRKIILQIEKIKLPTKNITSQHLISGEVSIPEELSDFYSTLLGGCNQKRKTGQKCSRLVRSYCQDVIFGVHDGRVKTSKHIMLGMTLKSLTSSRKIIDIINRYGHCISYQGVEELETETTFTSMKKSSLCPEKIKKKPELFTGVAYDNFDRFVETSSGKDTLHDTVGIIYQNIDADTTDEPEMSEVSSENTSPNKKRRRRTFDEINIDEMPYPKKPKMTSELQLSVDDIECIDSQINTEIDNIWMISHALELPDVPMWVGFNSRIDDQDSPQQHISYLTPINASPTSTSIVLETMKQSQKIAEDLQQPYIQVTYDLAIAKVALQIQATENPTFDNLFIHLGPFHIMMAYFKAIGKVISDCGLTTVMVESSLLANGSVNGFLDGKHFNRCKRLHPLVALGLEILHFKSFLQNDNITLTEDIIDEVKRLQNCKISLFEIENDGLKELMNNYGIYKQQTLNGEHGKTSQFYLIYINLIHHYLDLSRSIRTGNFQLFKSVLPKITSIFFVLNQQNYARWSVKYYDSLLRVDKTHPDLYEGFLKGCFGIKRTTKPFSRQPIDLVLEQTINAEAARRLTGVIHFTNSISARQRWARNHDVRSTIISQVYLELGLQKHQDISTDLNPHNIRKNAKQLQQFVATFDQFINPFSLEVPKDQLVNISSGKSASLPVEEFLLNLEANGDSLRRTFISECQSDITRFEKAIKKTSINNFSKDYEKKKIKVGGKIQEVKIQRDLFGRMLGISMDYSIDISKILSYPITSVPLSMCHLDGTICKTDKSALMKCLEKEVEHEEPSQIDILIIDGFFLLHTMKNVPRKFGGISKKMLQMVTQLKASRIDVIFDQYFTPSIKGYERSMRFESAQLEYTIAGPEQVRPSDFVKELKNSNFKEALVDFFILHWASDEMAPFIGNKIIHINFRKCHSFTVNEANKVMSSINEELSCPEHEEADNKIVYHACKINYEANIVIRTVDTDVAAIMLSHMHRLNDGSHVWMLTGAGNNLRYVDLTKIHAKLGESICRSLPGLHAFTGCDYNPAFYRKAKLKPYKLLKKYVEFQLAFMKFGDSKIIENNNEQYLM